A single region of the Triplophysa dalaica isolate WHDGS20190420 chromosome 15, ASM1584641v1, whole genome shotgun sequence genome encodes:
- the peli1b gene encoding E3 ubiquitin-protein ligase pellino homolog 1b has product MFSPDQENISTSSTKVPVKYGELIVLGYNGSLPNGDRGRRKSRFALFKRPKSNGVRPSTVHVSCTPQAAKAISNKEQHSISYTLSRVQTVVVEYTQDSNTDMFQIGRSTESPIDFVVTDTVPGSQSNSDTQSVQSTISRFACRIMCQRTPPYTARISAAGFDSSKNIFLGEKAAKWKTLDGQMDGLTTNGVLVMHPRLGFTEDSKPGVWREISVCGNVFTLRETRSAQQRGKMIENETQELVDGSLIDLCGATLLWRTAEGLSRTPTVKHLEALRQELNAARPQCPVGFNTLAFPSMRRKDIVDEKQPWVYLKCGHVHGYHNWGNRDVERDGREGRERECPMCRARGPYVPLWLGCEAGFYLDAAPPTHAFSLCGHVCSEKTAAYWSQIPLPHGTHTFHAACPFCAQQLSGEQGYIRLIFQGPVD; this is encoded by the exons ATGTTCTCCCCCGACCAGGAAAACATCTCCACATCCTCAACCAAAGTGCCAGTCAAATACGGAGAACTCATTGTGCTCGG GTATAATGGCTCTCTACCCAACGGGGACAGAGGGAGAAGGAAGAGCAGGTTTGCTCTCTTCAAAAGACCCAAATCCAATGGCGTCAGACCAAGCACTGTTCATGTATCCTGCACCCCACAGGCGGCCAAG GCCATAAGTAACAAGGAACAGCACAGTATTTCCTACACGCTGTCACGAGTACAGACTGTAGTGGTGGAGTACACTCAAGACAGCAATACAGACATGTTTCAG ATCGGCCGCTCAACCGAGAGTCCTATAGATTTTGTGGTGACTGACACCGTTCCCGGGAGTCAGAGCAACTCGGACACTCAGTCGGTTCAGAGCACCATCTCTCGCTTCGCATGCCGGATCATGTGCCAGAGGACACCCCCTTACACCGCCCGCATCTCTGCTGCAGGGTTCGACTCctccaaaaacatttttctgggG gaGAAGGCAGCAAAGTGGAAGACGTTAGACGGACAGATGGACGGTCTGACTACTAACGGCGTGTTGGTGATGCATCCTCGGCTCGGCTTCACCGAAGACTCCAAACCCGGTGTTTGGAGAGAGATTTCAGTGTGCGGAAATGTGTTCACTCTGAGAGAGACCCGCTCGGCTCAGCAGAGAGGAAAAATG atAGAAAACGAGACGCAAGAGTTGGTAGACGGCTCTCTGATCGACCTCTGTGGAGCGACCCTCTTGTGGCGTACGGCTGAGGGGCTTTCCCGCACTCCTACCGTCAAACACCTGGAGGCGCTCCGACAGGAGCTGAACGCTGCTCGACCCCAGTGCCCCGTGGGCTTCAACACCCTCGCCTTCCCCAGCATGCGCAGAAAAGACATAGTGGACGAGAAGCAGCCTTGGGTTTACCTAAAATGCGGCCACGTTCACGGCTACCACAACTGGGGGAACCGCGACGTCGAGCGGGACGGAAGAGAGGGCCGGGAAAGGGAGTGTCCCATGTGCCGTGCTCGTGGGCCGTACGTGCCGCTGTGGCTCGGTTGCGAGGCGGGGTTTTATTTAGACGCAGCCCCACCCACTCACGCGTTCAGCCTGTGCGGTCACGTGTGCTCGGAAAAGACAGCGGCGTATTGGAGTCAAATCCCCCTCCCCCATGGAACACACACTTTTCACGCCGCCTGTCCCTTCTGTGCGCAGCAGCTCAGCGGTGAACAGGGATACATCAGACTGATCTTCCAGGGGCCTGTGGATTAA